Proteins encoded within one genomic window of Acidovorax sp. 107:
- a CDS encoding helix-turn-helix transcriptional regulator, whose translation MHAEAQMDLEALRRSADSACRLMKVLSNPDRLLLLCQLTQGEKRVGELEELVGISQPTLSQQLGVLREEGLVNTRRDGKNIYYEIASPQALAVMNVLFEQFCGPAQESKPC comes from the coding sequence ATGCACGCAGAAGCACAAATGGACCTGGAAGCCTTGCGCAGGTCCGCCGACAGCGCTTGCCGCTTGATGAAAGTTTTGTCCAACCCCGATCGCCTGCTGCTGCTGTGCCAGCTGACGCAAGGTGAAAAGCGGGTGGGCGAGCTGGAAGAGCTGGTGGGCATCTCCCAGCCCACCTTGTCGCAGCAGCTGGGCGTATTGCGCGAGGAGGGCCTCGTCAACACCCGCCGCGACGGCAAAAACATCTATTACGAGATCGCCAGCCCCCAGGCCCTGGCGGTGATGAACGTGCTGTTTGAACAATTTTGTGGCCCCGCCCAGGAGAGCAAACCATGCTGA
- a CDS encoding SulP family inorganic anion transporter, which produces MNFIPGWVRNYQKSWLSGDMVAGVIVTVMLIPQSLAYALLAGLPPEVGLYASILPIIAYAALGSSMTLAVGPVAVASLMTASALQPLAAAGSPDYVALAMLLSLLSGGMLLLFGVLRLGFLAHFLSHPVISGFISGSAVLIAVGQVKHLLGVKAGGTDVFDTLVQLAHAAPATNLVTLGIGAGSVLFLVLARKSLSPWLVRLGASPRLADIASKLAPMLAVMVSTALVAAMRWDQTASVSIVGTVPQGLPQIGLPAVSMASVGSLWLPALLISLVGFVESVSVAQSLALKRQQRIQPNRELLGLGAANVASALSGGFPVTGGFARSVVNFAAGANTPLAGVISAVLMGVVIAALTGLFHYLPHAVLAATIIVAVVSLIDVETLREAWHYDKADAMALLATAGGVIAFGVEVGILMGVALSLGTLVWRSSHPHIAVVGRVPGTEHFRNVTRHTVTTEPGLIAVRVDESLYFANSDALLDRVEELVAAQPDTRHVLLVCSAINQIDTTALGVLTDLERSLAQRGAALLLSEVKGPVLDRLQGTELGTRLNGRIFLSTHAAFEYARRAGSMVGRYGDPAAAI; this is translated from the coding sequence ATGAACTTCATCCCCGGCTGGGTCCGCAACTACCAGAAGTCCTGGCTCTCCGGCGACATGGTCGCCGGCGTGATCGTGACGGTGATGTTGATACCGCAGAGCCTGGCCTACGCGCTGCTGGCGGGCTTGCCGCCCGAAGTGGGCTTGTACGCCAGCATCCTGCCGATCATTGCGTATGCCGCGCTGGGGTCCAGCATGACGCTGGCCGTAGGCCCGGTGGCAGTTGCTTCGCTCATGACGGCGAGCGCCCTGCAGCCGCTGGCTGCCGCTGGCTCGCCCGACTACGTGGCGCTGGCCATGCTGCTGTCGCTGCTCTCAGGGGGCATGTTGCTGCTGTTTGGGGTGTTGCGGCTGGGTTTTTTGGCCCATTTTCTGAGCCATCCGGTGATCAGCGGCTTTATCTCTGGCTCGGCTGTGCTCATTGCTGTGGGTCAGGTCAAGCACTTGCTGGGCGTGAAGGCGGGCGGCACCGATGTCTTTGACACCTTGGTGCAACTGGCCCACGCAGCGCCCGCAACCAATCTGGTCACGCTGGGCATCGGTGCGGGTAGCGTGTTGTTTCTGGTGCTGGCGCGCAAGTCTCTGTCTCCGTGGCTGGTCCGCCTGGGCGCCAGTCCGCGCCTGGCAGATATCGCATCCAAGCTGGCGCCGATGCTGGCCGTGATGGTGTCCACCGCCTTGGTGGCCGCCATGCGCTGGGATCAGACGGCAAGCGTCAGTATTGTGGGCACGGTGCCCCAAGGCCTGCCGCAGATCGGGTTGCCGGCGGTTTCGATGGCGTCCGTGGGCTCGCTGTGGCTGCCTGCGCTGCTGATCTCGCTGGTGGGCTTTGTCGAAAGCGTGTCGGTGGCGCAATCGCTGGCGCTCAAGCGGCAGCAGCGCATTCAACCGAACCGGGAACTGTTGGGCTTGGGGGCTGCCAACGTTGCCAGTGCGCTGTCGGGTGGTTTTCCCGTCACGGGCGGTTTTGCGCGCTCGGTCGTCAATTTTGCGGCCGGGGCCAACACGCCCCTGGCAGGTGTCATTTCTGCCGTGCTGATGGGTGTGGTGATTGCCGCGCTGACGGGGCTGTTTCACTATTTGCCCCACGCCGTGCTGGCAGCCACCATCATCGTGGCGGTGGTGTCCCTGATCGACGTGGAGACACTGCGCGAGGCCTGGCACTACGACAAGGCTGACGCCATGGCCCTGCTGGCCACTGCAGGGGGCGTGATCGCTTTTGGCGTGGAAGTCGGCATCCTGATGGGGGTGGCGTTGTCGCTGGGCACATTGGTGTGGCGCAGCAGCCATCCGCACATTGCGGTGGTGGGTCGAGTGCCAGGCACTGAGCACTTTCGCAACGTGACCCGCCACACGGTGACCACAGAGCCCGGCCTGATTGCCGTGCGGGTGGATGAAAGCCTGTATTTCGCCAATTCGGACGCATTGCTGGACCGTGTGGAGGAATTGGTAGCCGCCCAACCGGATACGCGCCACGTGCTTCTGGTGTGCTCAGCCATCAACCAGATCGACACAACCGCCTTGGGGGTACTCACGGATCTGGAGCGCAGCCTGGCCCAGCGAGGGGCGGCACTGCTGCTGTCTGAGGTGAAAGGCCCAGTACTCGATCGTTTGCAGGGCACAGAACTTGGCACGCGGCTGAATGGACGGATCTTTTTGAGCACCCATGCTGCGTTTGAATACGCAAGGCGGGCTGGCAGCATGGTGGGTCGGTACGGTGATCCGGCGGCGGCTATCTAG
- a CDS encoding DUF2892 domain-containing protein has product MNINVGTVDRVLRVLAGLVLIALAATGTVGWWGWLGVVPLATGLFRFCPAYALLGMNTCPMKK; this is encoded by the coding sequence ATGAACATCAACGTAGGAACCGTGGACCGTGTGCTGCGCGTCTTGGCAGGCCTGGTCCTGATTGCACTGGCCGCCACCGGCACGGTGGGCTGGTGGGGATGGCTGGGCGTGGTGCCACTGGCCACCGGCCTGTTTCGCTTCTGCCCGGCTTACGCGCTGCTTGGCATGAACACCTGTCCCATGAAGAAATAA
- a CDS encoding SDR family NAD(P)-dependent oxidoreductase, producing the protein MTLPTQASSTSHIHFGLRDRVCIVTGGAQGIGEACVRRFAAEGAKPVIVDVDDARGQALAQELGALYVRCDVGDKSQVDALVAQTLAAHGRIDVLVNNAGIFRAADFLEVTEADFDAVLRVNLKGSFLVGQAVALAMVNSGGGAIVNMSSVNGVLTIPNISSYNVSKGGVNQLTRVMALALADKNIRVNAVAPGTIATELAAKAVLTSDEAKNKIMSRTPMKRLGEPSEIADVVAWLASDAASYVTGEIVTVDGGRMTLNYTVPV; encoded by the coding sequence ATGACACTTCCCACCCAAGCCTCTTCCACATCCCACATCCACTTCGGCCTTCGTGATCGCGTCTGCATCGTCACCGGGGGCGCCCAAGGCATTGGCGAGGCGTGTGTCCGCCGTTTTGCGGCCGAAGGTGCCAAGCCGGTGATCGTCGATGTGGACGATGCGCGCGGCCAAGCGCTGGCGCAGGAGCTGGGTGCGCTCTACGTCCGCTGCGATGTGGGCGATAAATCGCAGGTAGATGCGCTGGTGGCCCAGACCCTGGCGGCCCATGGACGCATCGACGTGTTGGTGAACAATGCCGGCATCTTCAGGGCGGCAGATTTTCTGGAGGTGACCGAAGCAGACTTTGACGCCGTGCTGCGGGTCAACCTCAAGGGCTCGTTCCTCGTCGGTCAGGCGGTGGCGCTGGCGATGGTCAATTCGGGTGGCGGCGCCATCGTCAATATGAGTTCGGTCAACGGTGTGCTGACCATCCCCAACATCTCCAGCTACAACGTGAGCAAAGGCGGCGTGAACCAGCTTACGCGCGTGATGGCCCTGGCGCTGGCCGACAAGAACATCCGCGTGAACGCCGTGGCCCCGGGCACCATTGCCACCGAACTGGCCGCCAAGGCGGTGCTGACGAGTGATGAGGCCAAGAACAAGATCATGAGCCGCACGCCCATGAAGCGGCTGGGTGAGCCGTCGGAGATTGCCGATGTGGTGGCCTGGCTGGCCAGCGATGCGGCCAGCTACGTGACGGGAGAGATCGTGACTGTGGACGGCGGGCGCATGACGCTCAACTACACCGTGCCGGTCTGA
- a CDS encoding MBL fold metallo-hydrolase, protein MKPQIEAFFDDATWTVSYVVFDQPGGHCAVVDSVLDYDPKSGRTRTRSADKIVAFVQGQGLTVQWILETHAHADHLSAAHYLRDKLGGKIAIGASITQVQDVFKKVFHLEPEFRPDGSQFDQLLHDNEAFRIGQLKAQALAVPGHTPACMAYQVGDAVFVGDTMFMPDVGTARCDFPGGNAHALYQSVRKLLSLPDETRLFMCHDYPPAGRAVAWQTTVADQRAKNIHVHDGVTEEAFVALRTQRDATLEMPVLILPSVQVNIRAGEMPPPEANGVTYLKIPVNAL, encoded by the coding sequence ATGAAACCCCAGATAGAAGCCTTCTTCGACGACGCCACTTGGACGGTGAGCTATGTGGTGTTCGATCAACCTGGCGGCCACTGCGCGGTGGTGGATTCGGTGCTGGACTACGACCCGAAGTCGGGCCGCACCCGGACGCGGTCTGCCGACAAGATCGTGGCGTTTGTGCAAGGCCAGGGGCTGACGGTGCAATGGATTCTGGAAACCCATGCCCATGCCGACCATTTGTCGGCCGCGCACTACCTTCGCGACAAGCTGGGCGGAAAAATCGCCATTGGCGCGTCCATTACGCAGGTGCAGGATGTGTTCAAGAAGGTCTTTCATCTGGAGCCCGAGTTCCGCCCGGATGGCAGCCAGTTCGACCAACTGCTGCACGACAACGAGGCCTTCCGCATCGGCCAGCTGAAGGCCCAGGCCCTGGCAGTGCCCGGCCATACACCCGCCTGCATGGCCTACCAAGTCGGTGATGCCGTGTTTGTGGGCGACACCATGTTCATGCCTGACGTGGGTACAGCGCGCTGCGACTTCCCCGGCGGCAATGCCCACGCGCTGTACCAATCGGTGCGCAAATTGCTCAGCCTGCCGGATGAAACCCGCCTGTTCATGTGCCACGACTACCCACCTGCAGGGCGCGCCGTGGCGTGGCAAACCACCGTTGCCGACCAGCGGGCCAAGAACATCCATGTGCACGACGGAGTGACCGAAGAGGCCTTTGTGGCGCTGCGCACCCAGCGCGACGCGACGCTGGAGATGCCCGTGCTCATCCTGCCCTCGGTGCAGGTCAACATCCGCGCGGGGGAAATGCCGCCACCGGAAGCCAATGGCGTGACCTATCTCAAGATTCCCGTCAACGCGCTGTGA
- a CDS encoding TIGR01244 family sulfur transferase: MPLQIIALTPDFAVSPQLATTDFASLAQQGFKTIINNRPDGEGGGAQPTSPEMERAATVAGLHYVYLPVVSGSITPEQVQTMHKILLSAPKPTLAFCRSGARSAQLFGLTQNLDADAS, encoded by the coding sequence ATGCCGCTGCAAATCATTGCCCTGACCCCGGACTTCGCAGTGTCGCCCCAGCTGGCCACCACCGACTTTGCCTCTTTGGCCCAGCAGGGCTTCAAGACCATCATCAACAACCGGCCAGACGGGGAGGGCGGTGGCGCACAGCCCACCAGCCCTGAAATGGAGCGCGCTGCCACAGTGGCCGGGCTGCACTACGTATACCTGCCCGTGGTGAGCGGCTCCATCACGCCGGAACAGGTGCAGACCATGCACAAGATCTTGCTCTCGGCCCCCAAGCCCACGTTGGCGTTTTGCCGTTCGGGCGCCAGGTCTGCACAGTTATTTGGGCTGACGCAGAACTTGGACGCCGACGCGTCCTGA
- a CDS encoding rhodanese-like domain-containing protein: protein MKTAHDLVIAAKALVQEVPLDQADEAIRTADVLIDVREADEYQAGHIPGAIHASRGVLEFRLSSTPELSARDLKVVLYCKTSGRAALAARAMQDMGYLQVQSIAGGFDAWVAAGKPVAAPASPSFD from the coding sequence ATGAAAACAGCCCACGATCTCGTCATCGCTGCCAAAGCCCTGGTGCAAGAGGTACCGCTGGACCAGGCAGACGAAGCCATCCGCACCGCCGACGTGCTGATCGATGTGCGAGAGGCCGACGAATACCAAGCAGGACACATCCCCGGCGCGATTCACGCCTCCCGCGGAGTGCTGGAGTTCCGCCTCAGCAGCACGCCCGAACTCAGCGCGCGCGACCTCAAGGTGGTGCTGTACTGCAAGACCAGCGGCCGTGCCGCGCTGGCCGCACGCGCCATGCAGGACATGGGCTACCTGCAGGTGCAATCCATTGCAGGCGGCTTTGACGCCTGGGTGGCTGCGGGCAAGCCTGTCGCAGCGCCCGCGTCCCCCTCATTCGATTGA
- a CDS encoding MaoC family dehydratase → MTQTPASHASTTTKPPIYLDDLSVGDQFKSGEHAMDEAQITSFAAQFDPQPFHLDDAAARDTLFGGLAASGWHTAAVTMRLQVTSGLPIAGGIIGAGGELAWPRPTRATDVLHVVSEVMQIQPSKSKPDRGMVTVRSETRNQHGDVLQLSTVRIVVPRKPAAGGAGA, encoded by the coding sequence ATGACGCAGACCCCGGCCAGCCATGCCTCGACAACCACAAAGCCCCCGATCTACCTGGACGACCTGTCGGTGGGCGACCAGTTCAAAAGCGGCGAACACGCCATGGACGAGGCACAGATCACCAGCTTTGCCGCGCAGTTCGACCCGCAGCCCTTTCACCTGGACGACGCCGCAGCCCGTGACACGCTGTTTGGCGGCCTGGCCGCCAGCGGCTGGCATACGGCGGCCGTGACCATGCGCTTGCAGGTGACGAGCGGTCTGCCGATTGCGGGCGGCATCATCGGCGCAGGCGGCGAACTGGCCTGGCCCCGGCCCACCCGCGCTACCGATGTGCTGCATGTGGTGAGCGAGGTGATGCAGATCCAGCCCTCCAAGTCCAAGCCCGACCGGGGCATGGTCACCGTGCGCAGCGAAACCCGCAACCAGCACGGCGACGTGCTGCAGCTGTCTACCGTGCGCATCGTGGTGCCACGCAAGCCTGCGGCCGGTGGGGCAGGGGCCTGA
- a CDS encoding YeeE/YedE family protein codes for MKNRISEFVVGLIFGLGLIVSGMTDPGKVLGFLDLAGLWDPSLAFVMGGAIAVGVFAFAVAKKRTTSFLGGAMHLPTSSDIDRRLVVGSLIFGAGWGIAGFCPGPAIVSAGAGQPKAIVFVIAMLAGMWLFELAERMPHRTPSTQTGTR; via the coding sequence ATGAAAAATCGTATTTCGGAGTTTGTGGTGGGCCTGATCTTTGGACTGGGCTTGATCGTCTCGGGCATGACCGACCCTGGCAAGGTGCTGGGTTTTCTGGACCTGGCTGGCTTGTGGGACCCCTCGCTGGCGTTCGTGATGGGCGGAGCCATTGCGGTGGGCGTCTTTGCCTTCGCCGTGGCCAAGAAGCGGACTACCAGTTTCCTGGGCGGCGCCATGCACTTGCCCACGTCTAGTGACATTGATCGCCGTCTGGTGGTCGGAAGCCTCATCTTTGGCGCGGGCTGGGGCATTGCCGGGTTTTGCCCCGGGCCAGCCATTGTTTCGGCGGGTGCAGGCCAGCCCAAGGCCATCGTGTTTGTGATCGCCATGCTGGCGGGTATGTGGCTGTTTGAACTGGCCGAACGCATGCCCCATCGCACCCCATCTACCCAGACCGGAACCCGCTGA
- a CDS encoding carboxymuconolactone decarboxylase family protein, whose product MSTFDHTSLIQGINENLATFRKAQPDAMRGFAQLAQASMAEGALTSKHKELIALAIGVTQRCSGCIGFHVKALQKLGATRAELEEMLAVCVYMGGGPALMYTAEALKAWDTMAAAGAPAAT is encoded by the coding sequence ATGAGTACGTTTGACCACACCAGCCTGATCCAGGGCATCAACGAAAACCTGGCCACCTTTCGCAAGGCACAGCCCGACGCCATGCGGGGCTTTGCGCAACTCGCGCAGGCCTCCATGGCAGAAGGCGCGCTGACCAGCAAACACAAGGAGCTGATTGCCCTGGCCATTGGCGTCACCCAGCGCTGCTCAGGGTGCATCGGCTTTCACGTGAAGGCGCTGCAAAAACTCGGCGCCACCCGTGCAGAGCTGGAAGAGATGCTGGCCGTGTGCGTTTACATGGGCGGGGGCCCCGCACTCATGTACACGGCGGAGGCCCTCAAGGCCTGGGATACCATGGCCGCCGCCGGCGCCCCAGCCGCAACCTGA
- a CDS encoding YeeE/YedE family protein, with the protein MLIDWTHFTPWAALAGGVLLGLASALFVLLNGRILGISGIVGGLLRPRAGDIGWRLAFVLGMLVAPGLYWLVVGPTQPRIDANWGMVVIAGLLVGVGTRYGSGCTSGHGVCGLSRMSPRSLVATLAFMGAGFVTVFLIRHALA; encoded by the coding sequence ATGCTGATCGATTGGACCCATTTCACCCCTTGGGCCGCCCTCGCTGGCGGCGTTCTGCTGGGCCTCGCTTCGGCGCTTTTTGTGCTCCTCAACGGGCGCATCCTGGGCATCAGCGGCATTGTGGGAGGGCTGCTCCGCCCTCGCGCTGGCGACATTGGCTGGCGCTTGGCTTTTGTTCTGGGCATGTTGGTGGCGCCTGGCCTTTACTGGCTGGTGGTCGGCCCCACGCAGCCGCGCATTGATGCGAACTGGGGCATGGTGGTGATCGCCGGCCTGCTGGTGGGTGTCGGCACCCGCTACGGATCGGGCTGCACCAGCGGCCATGGCGTGTGCGGACTCTCGCGCATGTCGCCCCGGTCTCTGGTTGCGACGCTGGCCTTCATGGGGGCAGGGTTCGTCACCGTCTTCCTCATCCGGCACGCGCTGGCCTGA
- a CDS encoding MATE family efflux transporter, which translates to MLLEAPIAPTLLRLAAPNVLVMLAQAGVGLIETYFVGKLGTDALAGMALVFPVVMLMQMTSAGAMGGGIASAIARALGARRREDADALVLHALAIAAVFSLVFTVGVVGGGRWLYTRMGGTGGALDAALVYSNWVFAGAFLVWLFNTLSAVIRGTGNMAVPAYVTVLGAFVLVPLSPLFIFGWGPMPGLGIAGGAIALMAYYLIGSVVLAAYLWSPRSLLRPSLAHIRFRWVLFKDILRVGLVGTVSTVATNLAIGVTTALVGGFGTAAIAGYGTASRLEYLLVPLVFGLGAPLVAMVGTCIGAGQRERALRATWIGAAMAFVMAEAIGLWAAAFPNAWLSLFNSDPAMLEAGALYLRTVGPVYGFFGLGLVLYFASQGAGRLLWPVIGNIVRLAVAVTGGWLALRWGGGLAAVFAAQGAALVLYGLVNAWAIAGGAWFGPVGWPRSTAGLLQRMPQV; encoded by the coding sequence ATGCTGCTGGAGGCGCCCATCGCGCCCACCTTGCTGCGGCTGGCCGCGCCCAACGTGCTGGTGATGCTGGCGCAGGCGGGCGTCGGACTCATCGAGACCTACTTTGTCGGCAAGCTGGGCACGGACGCGCTGGCAGGCATGGCGCTGGTATTCCCCGTGGTCATGCTGATGCAGATGACATCGGCAGGCGCCATGGGCGGCGGCATCGCATCGGCCATTGCCCGCGCCCTGGGCGCGCGGCGGCGGGAAGATGCCGACGCGCTGGTGCTGCATGCGCTGGCCATTGCGGCGGTGTTTTCGCTGGTCTTTACCGTGGGCGTGGTGGGAGGAGGGCGCTGGCTCTACACCCGCATGGGCGGCACCGGCGGCGCGCTGGATGCGGCGTTGGTCTATTCCAACTGGGTGTTTGCGGGCGCGTTTCTGGTCTGGCTGTTCAACACGCTGTCGGCCGTGATCCGGGGCACGGGCAACATGGCCGTGCCGGCGTATGTCACGGTGCTGGGGGCGTTTGTGCTGGTGCCGCTGTCGCCGCTGTTCATCTTTGGCTGGGGCCCCATGCCCGGCCTGGGCATTGCCGGGGGCGCCATTGCGTTGATGGCGTATTACCTGATCGGCAGCGTGGTGCTGGCCGCCTATCTGTGGTCGCCGCGCAGCCTGCTGCGGCCTTCGCTGGCGCACATCCGGTTTCGCTGGGTGCTGTTCAAGGACATCCTGCGGGTGGGCCTGGTGGGCACGGTGTCTACCGTTGCCACCAACCTGGCGATTGGCGTGACCACCGCGCTGGTAGGTGGTTTTGGCACAGCGGCCATTGCGGGTTACGGCACGGCGTCGCGGCTGGAGTACCTGCTGGTTCCGTTGGTGTTTGGCCTGGGCGCGCCGCTGGTGGCCATGGTCGGCACATGCATCGGCGCTGGCCAGCGCGAGCGTGCCTTGCGCGCCACCTGGATCGGCGCGGCCATGGCGTTTGTGATGGCTGAGGCGATTGGTCTGTGGGCGGCGGCGTTTCCCAACGCGTGGCTGTCGCTGTTCAACAGCGACCCCGCCATGCTGGAAGCGGGGGCGCTGTATCTGCGCACCGTCGGCCCGGTGTACGGGTTTTTTGGCCTGGGTCTTGTGCTGTACTTTGCCTCGCAAGGGGCAGGGCGCCTGCTTTGGCCCGTGATCGGCAACATCGTGCGCCTTGCGGTGGCCGTCACCGGCGGCTGGCTGGCGCTGCGCTGGGGCGGTGGACTGGCTGCCGTGTTTGCCGCGCAGGGGGCGGCGCTAGTGCTGTACGGCCTGGTCAACGCCTGGGCGATTGCTGGCGGCGCCTGGTTCGGCCCGGTCGGCTGGCCGCGCAGCACCGCAGGGCTACTACAGCGCATGCCACAGGTCTGA
- a CDS encoding molybdopterin-dependent oxidoreductase produces the protein MQSHRRYGYERVLSKAWAAWVIGAALLAASNVQALEPPTGPVVLTIDGAITQTNRGPQAQFDMKMLEKLPQHSFSTQTPWYPSAVTFTGPLLRDVLAAVGAKGTKITAVALNDYKTEIPADDATRHDVIVARLMNNRPMPIREKGPLFIVYPFDTKAELRSELYYNRAAWQLNALHIR, from the coding sequence ATGCAATCTCATCGTCGTTATGGGTATGAGCGGGTGTTGTCCAAGGCATGGGCGGCATGGGTCATCGGCGCGGCGTTGCTGGCCGCGAGCAACGTGCAGGCGCTGGAGCCTCCCACCGGCCCCGTCGTCCTGACCATCGACGGCGCCATCACGCAGACCAACCGGGGCCCGCAGGCGCAGTTCGACATGAAAATGTTGGAGAAGCTGCCGCAGCACAGCTTCTCTACCCAAACTCCCTGGTACCCCAGCGCCGTCACCTTCACAGGCCCTCTGCTGCGCGATGTGCTCGCCGCGGTGGGGGCCAAGGGCACCAAGATCACGGCAGTCGCCTTGAACGACTACAAAACCGAGATCCCCGCGGACGATGCCACGCGCCATGACGTGATCGTGGCGCGCCTGATGAACAACCGGCCCATGCCCATCCGCGAAAAGGGCCCGCTGTTCATCGTGTACCCGTTTGATACCAAGGCCGAGCTGCGCAGCGAGCTGTACTACAACCGGGCAGCCTGGCAGCTCAACGCCTTGCACATCCGGTAA